From the genome of Halichoerus grypus chromosome X, mHalGry1.hap1.1, whole genome shotgun sequence:
CTAGCCCTCGAGGGATCAGGGACTTCCCATGGAGTGGCAGTCACCCTTTCCTGCCTAGGTGGGCTGCAGGGCACCGCCCACAGCCCAGGCGGGAGAAAGGTGTCAAGCTTTGTCCAGGTGCTCGGGAATTCCCAGACTGGGGCTGGTAACATCTGGAGAGGGGGGTGGAGACCAGCTCGGGGCCCGGGAGTGGGGATGGAAAGAACTCTCTGATGAGACAGAGGAAAGACCCAAAGGCTGGGCTCGGGGATGGGAAAGAAACATGGGCCCTGAGATCCAGAACGTggatttgggggggtggggagtggcggGGAGCTTGGAGACCGCACAGGGGGCTGTCTGCCCGAGAACGGCCCTGACAGTTGTCTGGTCTGTGCGTGCGGTCGGCCCTCTAGCTGGTGGGAAGCCGCTGCCTTTCTTCACCAAGGTGGTCTCCCGGCTCCTGGCCGATGTTTCCCAGACCTGCTCCATGCCCCACACCACCGCCCTCCCGCTTTGGCCGGCCTTGCTGGTGGTTGGTGTTTGTTTGGTTCCATGGTGGCATGTTGTCTAGTCGGAGCGGCAGGTGAATGAAGCGCGAGGCCAGTCACTGGCCACCGTTTGTCCCCAGAAGGAGCAACTCTGGGACCGCAGCCCCTGCGCGAGTCCTGGCCGTGGGATCGGATGGAGCAGCCTTTGGCTTTCGTTTTCCGTGTTCGCCTCCTCGACCCCCTTTACTTACTGGGTCATCGGGCTTTTCCTCGTGGACTGCTTCAAGCTCTCTGTATGTTCGTGAGATGGGCCCTGAGTCACATCTTGCTGCTATTTTCCCCCCCACTTTGTCACTTGTCCCTTGACTTTGTGGTTTGGGGCTTGTGTTTGGTCAGGCAGACAATTTTAGTTTTTGTGTCATCGGACCTTCcaggcttttcctttttttttttttttttaagattgctttatttgagagagggagcatgcgcacgcacgtggggggaggggcagggggcgagggagagagagggaatcctcgagcggactccccgctgagcacggagccccacacggagctccatcccaggaccctgggatcatgacctgagccgaacccgggagtgggacgctcaaccgaccgagccagctCTTCCGTCTCTGAAGGGTTGCAAACAGAACACGCAGAACGCCAGAGTAAGAAAGCAGAATGTGCAGCAGAGCTCGTGTGTGGCCCACAACGCCCAAGGAGTGTGCTCTCTGCCCTTTGCACAGGGGCTGCCAGGCCTGGTGGCAGTCCTGGCCCCGGGGGCAGCAAGCGCTTTCCCACCCCAGCAGCCCGCCCAGCAGCACCGCCCGGTGAGCTGTGAGGCCCCCACCCGGGCCCCCGGGAGGCGGGAGGCTCCGGACCTCCACCGTCCCCGCCCGGTGGCTCCGTGCTGCCCCCGTGTCGTCGTGTCCTCTCCttccccggggaggggggcgggggcagctcGCCCTGCCTGAGGCAGGTAGGGGTCGCCTCTCTGTGCGCACAGGTGTGGCCCCTGCTcttgccccccactcccctctcctcccctgccctccagcctcctccGTGCAGCTGGCaagtgggtgggggcggggggcggagagGGGCAGGCCCCTTTTCGTCACCGACGGTGTCAGGCACGTGCTGGGCTCTGGCGGCTCAGGTGGTGGCAGGCACCAGCTCCcagtgccggggggggggggggggggcgcgggggggccGGGTGGAGGCGCAGCTGTCGGTCCAGCGAAGGAGCCCCCACTGTGGCCACGGGAGCCCGGTGGCATCTCCTTTCCCCGGAGAAGTGCCCGCCCCATCCTTCCGGGCTGGGACTCAGAGATGACTTCGCGATGACACGCTCGGACTCGAGTGCTCGGGAGCTCTGAATTGGTCACACGGGTTCTGGGGGCGGTGCTTTCCCCGTTGGCTCTCGCTGCTGGGCAATGCCAGGGAGGGCCCTTGGCGGCAGCTCCTGGCACCGTCTGGGGCCGCCCTGTGCTGTTTGAACCCCAGGACAGTGGGTCTCGGGGGAGCCTGGCTCTGCGTCTCCGgggagcagaagcagagagaccgGGGCGTGGCTTGCTGGGCCTTGCCTCGGCGGGGACCGTGGGGTCGTGGCTCCTGGGGGACATCCCTCCTCCGCCGGGGTGTCGGGCCGCATGGTCCTGAAGACGGCTCCCCTGGAGACAGACACTCAGGCCCCGCGTAGCCCGGGCCCTCTGACCGGTGTCCTCGCCATCCCCCTGGCCTGTGCCTGAGCTGAGCCACCTTCCTGTCCCTCGGCCCTGGGCAGGAGGCACAGCGAGGAGGGCCCGGCTTCCCTGTAGTCTTCCCGCACAGGCCACCTGCCCAGGAGGGCTCAGGAGGGCTGGATGGGTGCAGAGTCTCCCCCGACCCAGCTGCACAGGGGCTCCCCCTCGTGGCCTGCTCTGCGGGTGGGCGCACTCCCCAGCCGCCAGATCCTGTCcccgcccacctgcccacccaccttCAGGGCCCAAGCCTGGACCTCACGCTCTCTGCCCGGCCTGTCCTCGGCAGGTGTGCTGACCCAAGGGcaaccccccaaccccacccactgTGCGGTGCTTTCCTCAGCCCTCGGCCCCTGGCCGTGGCCTCATGGCTGCCTCGGGGACACCTTCAGAGACAGCCCCAcggggaggggaagaggtggCCAAGCCAGCCCAACCTCTGAGCAGCGGGACCGCGGGCCCCCTGCTGGGTAACGCCCTGCCCTGGACGTAGTACCTGCCACCGGAGGAGGAGACCCCGCCCTCGGGGGGGACCTGTCGGCGGTTGGGTTGGGCCCacggagtgggagtgggaggaggcCGTCCAGAGCTGCAGAGCGCACCTGAGGTCCCTGTGGCTGGCACCTGTCACCCTGCATGCTCGCCGACCCTGTCTTAGCGGCCACCCCATCCTCATCCCACGGGCTCCGTCGGGGttccgggggtgggggctgccctggAGCACCTTGGCCCTGTGCTCTGGAGTGGGGTGAGGCCACCCGTGCCGGGTGGCCCCACGGGAACCCCAAAGGTCCCCAGGCTAATGTTCCCCTTGTTGAAGTGCTGGGACGGACTCCCCGTCTCGGGTGAGTGGCAGCCCCACCCACCCTGAAGAGCCAGTGCTCCCCTTTCCTCACCCCAGTCCCCTTCCAGCCtctggtggggggggcggggtgggtggTGGCGACAGGCAACAGGGAGGGTCAGGTGCAGAGGTGTGgctgggccaggggtgggggctggctgtggtggggggggggcggtggtcaGCTGGGCCATCCGCCTGCCTTGCCCTGCCTGGACTCAGACCGGACAGGACCTGCAGGACGGGGGGCTGCTCCAGACTGGGGTGACCAGCGCTCCCCTCCCTAGACTTAGTAGAGGAGATGGGGCCAgcctggggagggtgtgtggcCGGGACCGCTCCTCTGCTCCGGGCGCCTGCTGGCAAACAGGGCTCAGGCGTGGGGCCTGGTGGGGCTGAGCCCCCACCACCTCTGCTGGCTCTGGACGGGTCACCAGGCCTTCACAACCTGTGTGTAGAGCCCGGCTGAGGGCCCAGACCTTGCacccctccctgtctcctcctAGCAGcctgggtggagggtgggggggccggccgggggtggggggggcgtgtCCTCCAGGGATTTTCTTAGTGGGGCAGGGTCCCGGGCCGGTTTGCCCCTAGCAGGATGGAGTCCTGGTGCTCCTTTTCCTGGTGCCATCTGCCTGTCCTACTCCGGGGCCCTCTGCAGGGATGGCGCCCCAGTCttgctccctcctgccccctgcccgcGCGGGCCTCAGGCTCAGGCCTGGTCTGTCCTGTAGCCTCTGTCCGGCGCCGTCCCCAAGGGCTTGTTCTCCCCCAGGCTGGCATCTTCTGCCCTTGCTGCCCCACGTGTGTCGCAGCTGCCTGGGCACGATGTGGTGTCCAGGGAGGGACAGGgactcctggttggctcagctcAGCTCTGGAGCTGTGCTTCCGTGGGGGCCCTGGCCAGCGTGCCCGGTAGGTAGAAGCGGCGGGCCTGACTTTATTCACCTGTGTCCTGCCTGCCTTGAGCGGGACGGTGTCTCCTGGGACTGGCCACCGGGGGCCTAGGGTAGCAGGCCAGACCCAGGTTCAAGAACAGTGTGGGCCCGATGCCACTCTCCTATCCTTGAGGCCCTTAAGGCCTGgggtattttctctttctggagcCACAGACTGCGCACCCCTCGAGCTGGAGTCTTTGCAGGGGGCCTGCTCCGAGCTAGGACCCAGCGGCCCTGAGCCATGCTCTCTAGCTGCAGCTGCTGGCTCGTGTGCAGCAAGGGGCCAAGTCAGGTGCACCCCTGGGTCTGCCCTGTGTGGACCTCCTCTTCCCCTGGGAATGTCAGGGGCACAGCTGCCAGACTCTACCCCTTGCCAAGTGTGTAGGGCACTGCTCTCGGCCTCCCTGTCCTGGGGTGCTGCTCAGCCCACTCTGGCGGCCGGAGCCTGCACACCCGGTAGCCTACCTTGGGCTGCCGGGGCTTCTGCCCCAGTGGGGCTGACACCCTGGTACCAGCAGAGCCACTGTCCACTGGATCAAGGGCTGCTATTGCCCCCCTGCTGTGCCCCTGGGCACCTCAGGAGCCCtcggtggggagggaggggaaggaggatggCCTGAGCCCTTGGGAGTGGGAGAGCTGGAGCCCAAGCTGCCCCAGTGGGCCCTAGGTTGCTTTGGGGAAGGGGGCCTGTGGGAGCTTTCAGAGAGGTAGTCCCAGAGTCCTAGAGAGCACTAGGTGGAGACCCTGAAGCCTGGGGCTCCATCAGAGCCCCATGGAGCTATCGACAACCTTTGGATTGGGGCATATGGAGACGAATGGAGATTGTTGTCCTTggggaataaatgaatggaaagggGGAGACTATGTCACATGGGCGGGACTATTTCCTGTCTTCTTTAATGCAAGAAACCACAGTGGGTGCCAAACACACCTCGCCTCCCCCTTTATTGCAACAGATAGAGGCCTATAGAGGGCCATTCCATCCAGAAGCCATACcgtctctctcccttctttgggATGCCCCAAGCTCAGCTCCCCTTCCTCTCATGCTGTCCCGTCGCTCTGCCCCAGCTACTCCAGAGTGTCACCATGTCAACCTTGCCACTTCcccaggccccatgttgggtccaCTAGGCTCCACTTGCCTTTCTGCCCAGACCCATGGCCTGCCCAGGTACTGAGTGCTTGTGGGGCAGCTGCACGCCCAGGCAGGGTCAGGCCCTCCTCTCAACACACTTGATTTGGGATCAGCTGGTGATCAGTTGGGTGAATTAGTTAGTGCCTCTCTCAGGTCCTGGTGCACTGGTGACCTGACCCAGGTTCACTGATCTGCCCATCAGACCCTTTTGTCATCAATGAGGCATCGTGTTGTGCCCATGCCCACCGGCCCCTACAGAATATCCAGGTCTCTGCCCTTGTACtggcacggggaggggcagaggcggggAGCCTGGTGACATCCATGCCAAAGgtggctgggccctgggggaTGAGCCAGGCAGGAGTGACTTGCAGGAAACAAGGGAGGCTGAAGCTGTGGGGGTGGTGAGAAAATTAGAAgcaattcatttctttcattttttcctgtatATTCTAAATGCACGTGTTACTTttaggaaaacacacacacgtgAGAGAAAGACTagcatggaggaaaaaaatggccAGGAGCCAGGGGTAGGTGGGGTTCCAGTTCCATCCCTGACCCAAGCTCACCGTGTAGCCATAAACAGGAGCCCATGGGTGCTGTGCCAAGTGAGGCTGGGTCTGGCTGAGTCCTACCACCTGAACAAGGAGCTGGTCAGAGGCACGGAAGTGATGCCAGGGCCCCACCCATCAGGGAAGTCCTCGTGGAGCCTCTGCTTCCCACCTGAGTGCTTGGAGTGGGGTCCAGCCCCTCTGTGCTTTCCCACCCTCTGCTGGCAGAACAGAACCAGTATGTGTGGCCTCACGTGGCATGCTACCCTGGGTTTCCTTagcacttactttaaaaaaatgtatgtaaactTTTCAGGTTATGAAAtacccccttcccccacagaAAACCTGGAGAGAAGCAATACAGCCAGGTGAGGGACTGGATTAGACCCAGAAATGATGGGGCATTTCAGAATGCTGCAAACCTTCTCCCATGCCATTCAACAAGCAGCTTTCCAGGAGAAACCCCACCAAACACATGCCTcatttccttcccatccccctgCCGTGGACACTGAGGCAGGTTGTCAGCTCTTCCCCATTAAAACAGCTGTAGCCAGCATTGTGCATGCACCCTCGCCCGCATTTCCAAGTGGGCTCTCCACATCCCGTGGGGGCATAGTTGTTTGCCTAAGTAGTTATAGCAGCTTTGGGTAACAAGTCAGGGAGTGAACCCTGCAAGTAAAGCACAAACACGTCCATAGGTAGCATGTGATCCCTACCCCAATCccaaagcaaaaaggaaccaaCAAAGCCAGATGTCAATCCTGGAGACCCAAGGCCTGGAGAGCCAGGGGAGCCTGATCCCTATCCAGAAGAAAGAGCccacacattaaaaataaatggtcttTTTATTGTGTGTCCACGAAAACAAAGTCAGGGTGGCCTTAGTTAATCCCCCCAACGAGGTGACAACAGACAGGAGGCATGCAATGACAACAACCATATTCTCCTCTCCAGGAGAAGGGTCTCGCCTTCCTAGGCCCTAAGGGTCAGAGGCAAGCAGGACCAGGAGACTCCAGAGGAAGGCCTGCCCGGGCCCACCATGCCACGGAGGGCCTGGGCTCACTGCCTCCCTGGCAGAACAAGGCAGGGGGAGCAAGCACTGACCTGGGCCAAGCCCAGCACTCCCAAGCTAGAACACACAGAaaagcccccaccccctcccccagcaaacACTACTAAGGCAGTCAGCCAGGACTTCTGAGAGAACAGCTGGCCATGAAGCCAGACCCTCAGGGCTCCGTCCAGAAGGGATTGCCATCCTCAGCCTGCATGGAGTAGTAAACAAAGAGCAGGAAGGCAGCAAAGACCAGGAATAGGAGCAGCTGGCCCCAGAGTGGGACCTGGCGGTCCTGGCCCAGACCAGCCCCAGGGGCCTGCTTTTCTGGCCGGATAGCACGACGGGTGAGCCACGAAGTGGGAGAAGATGAAGATGAGGATATGGGAGAGGTGGAAGAGGATGTGGGATAATAGGACAGGCCCAGGGAGCTTCTGGAGACGTTGGAAACAGGGCGGTAGTGCACGATGTTCTGGTAGGCGCTGTCCCGGCCATAGGCAGGGCGTTCCCTTAGGCAAAGAGGAGAGCAGATGAGCCAGGAGGGCCCGGGCCCAGAATCAGCCCTGGTGCCTGGCCCTTCCTGCTACTTACCTCTCCTTGCTTTCctcttcagaagagaaaaaactgTCATCGCGCACCTATAGATAAGAGTCAGGGAGAGGGGACTGGCCGGCAGGGTCAGTGTGGCCTGTCCCATCCCTCAGTCCAAACTTACCCAGCCGGCTTATTCTGACCATTGCTTAGAGGCCCAGACCCTGTTCCCtccaaaactcttcagagttcCCAGCCTTATGCCTGTAGGGCTTTGTCACTTGCTCAACGACTGTCCTGGCTGCCGGCACCTTACTTTGTGCCCCAGGGTTCTGAGAAAGAGCTCAAGCCTAGATCCCAGACCAGGGTGCAAGGCGTGTCCCACGTGTTCTAGTTTTAACAGTTCTGACAGCCCCCCAGAAGAGGGCCCTGACCAGGAAGGTGTCTGCTCACCCTACCTCTCTGGAGGCACAAGACCTACCATTTGCACCCAGCGGCCCCCTTGTTTTGTCCAAACCCGGCTATGACCCCCCATGGGTTGTACCCAACTGCTCAACAGCCAGCTCACCTGGTGGTGAAAGGTGTCTGTATCTGCGAGTGAAGTTGAGGGCTGGCGGAATCCCTTGGAGGTGCCCACAGGCTCAGGTTCCCCATAAGTCCTGGTGGTCAAATAACTCTCCTCATAGTAGTCATCACTATAGTCTGGGGAAGGGGAGACAGCGGTAGTAAAGGGGACAGCAGTGTCCCCCACCTGGCCCAGTGGCCCGAATCTGAATCCCATTTGGAAGCCTGTGACACGGTTTCTCCCCTCTAGGGCTGCTGAGAATGATGGGGATTGAGATCTCAGGCTCTCCCTGACACCAGGGTCCCTGGGGGAGTGGAATAAAGGTGGCAgggtgcccaccccaccccaactcagCCTTACCCTTGCTCTGGTAAAGTAAGGCGTCCTCTTTCTTCGGCAGATCATACATATCCGAGTCCACGGATGCTGAATCTAAGTCTGAATGGGGGGGGCAGGACCATTTGCCCCCATGGCTCCGCTCCCTCTTCCCCATGCCCCTCCCAGCCAGCGCCCCTGCCACACCCTCCCGACGCCGTCCTCCCCGTCGCCCAAACCCTGTCCCCGTGGGAGGCCAGGTGGAGCTGTGGGGCGGGGGCCTCACCCGAGAACCGATAGGAGAAAGAGGATGCGGACGAGTTCGGCGGCGAGAGCCTCCGCCTCTGGGTCTCGTATTCGAAGATTTTCTTTTCGTAGAGCTTGCGAGTGGAACCTGGCCAGACAGACGCGAGGCGGTCAGGGACGCGGGCCGGGAACCCGGGGACAGCGCGGGGAGGGGGCCCGCTCGCCGCCGCATACCCACAACAGGCCCGTGCGGGATGTTGTACTGGCGCAGCACGGCGGCCAGCTCAGCGTCCGACAGGACCGCGTAGTCGTCCATGGCGGGCggtggggagctgggggtggcCCGGGCCTGGCGACACGGGCCGAGCTACCGCTGCCTCAGAGCACGGCGGGGGCAGCGCGAGCGTCTCGGGAGCGGCAGCACTCGCGTCACGCCTGCGTCACGCTCGCGTCACGGCCGCGGGCTCTGCGGACGGCGCGCGCTGTGCAGGGCGGGGCCAGGCCGCGAGGAGCGGCCCCCGTAGCTCGGTCCGGCTGTGGGAGCAGGCGGGGCGGGCCAGACGAGGCCCCCACGTCACAAACGGGCGGGACAGGCTAGAGGCAAAAGAGGGGCGGGGCGAGCGCGGAAGCCAAAACTGCGCAGACCCGACTGGCCGCTGGAGCCGGGGGGGCGGGCTGCGTGCCCCgggaagggggcgggggcggcgagCCAAGCGGCGTCACGTGCTGGCGCGTTTGGGCGGGACTTGAGAGAGGAGCTGGGCCTGCGTGGGAGGGGGACGAGCGTGGGCTCGCCGGGACGTGGGAGCGGGGCGGGGCCAGCGACCGAGGCGTCACCCACTGGCGCGTCCCGGTCcgaagggaggaggtggggggccgACGCAACTCGAACCGGCAAAAACCGGCCAAGACAGGAAAGCGGCGCAGGACTGACGCGCTGGGCGTGGCTCGCGCTCCCTGCGTCACGTGGGCTCCGACCCGGCCCCGCcgccccaggagcccccacctccccagcaagCCCCCGCCGCCCTCTCCCTACCCCGGGCTCCGGCGCCTGGGGCTCCCCGGCCGCACCCTGGCCGGCCGCCCCTGCCGCAGCGGGAAGGGACCCGACCCCAAGAGCGGGCCCCTGGAGAGCGCGGCTCCCGGGCCAGGCGCCGCCGCGAGCGAGCGCTTTGCGCGCGTGCCCCACGCCGGGGAAGCAGCCGCCTCAGACCCCCCGTGCCAGGCCCGCCTTCCCGCTCTCCACGGCCCTGGCCTGCGCACCTGCGCCCGCCGGCGCCCGCCATCCCACCGGTCCCCaccgcctgcctccctccccgctCCGGCCGGGAGGAAATGGGGCACTGGGCCAGGAGGCCGCCGGCACTCCAGGAGCAAGCGGTCCTGCAAGGGGCCGGGCGTGCCAGTGGGCACTGGCAGAGGGCCCGGTGAGGCGTGCAGACAGCGAGTGTGTGCCTGACCCGCCATGCCATCCACCTGGGGTGCTGGGGGTTTCCTCTCCTGTTGCAGTGCCTCCCCCAATGGCCCCAGGAGGCAGCCTGGCAGGGGGCGCGGGAGAGAGGGAGGCTTCCAGACCCAGAGGGCCTGCTCAGGAGTTCCAGTGAGGCTCGGCGGGCTCTGAGTACTTGGGTCTGGGTGGGCTTCAAGGACCCGTGGCAGTGCAGAGGGGGCCCCGAAGGACAGGGGTCCAGGATACTGATGTGGGTGAACCATGGGAGGCTGCCAAGGCCGGCGGAAGAGCCTGGACTGTCATTAGGAATTGTTGAGGGCCTTGGTCAGGAAAGAGCTGTTCCTGGGGAGATTGGAAAGGAGGTGACAATCATATTCTAAATGAAGCCAACTCATGGAGTGTGGGTCCCACTGAAGCGGCCCTCCCCGGGCAGGCCCAGACCTGGGAGCAGAAAGAGAGGAGGTGCTCTCTCTGATATCAGATGACAGCTGGTgacagggagaagagaggaagtcTCTGGTCCAACCCAGCCTGGCTGGTCCAGCTGGTGAGGGTCACAGACCAGTTAGTTCTCTGTGGGTCATGGGGTCTAGAAGAGGTAGCCACGCAGGGAGTGGTGAGGTGTGGCCTTGATGGGACCACACGCAAAGACCCTCAGAGGAGTTTTAGGCTACAGGCGAAGCCTGCTGTGTCTCCTGAAATAGGAGGAGGAGGTGTGTGAGCCTCCGGACAGGTGCATGGCAGTAAAAGGGGGATAGCCCTGGGCAGGGCAGAACAGGGGCTTGCTTATCTTTCAGAGCAGGGAAGGGCATGGCATTTGGGCTCTGGGCGCTCAGAGGCTGTCTCATGGAATTTTGAGTTTTGGCAAGATCAGATTCCCCAGCACCTCTCCAAGCCTTCTTCTGCAATGCTGGCCCCTGTCCCAGAGGCTCAGTCCTCCCCCATGCCACCCCTCCCTGTAGGGATCCAAGCTGTTTCCTTATGAGGTCAAGGAATTCTAGGTTTGCCTTCTCCCCAAGGAACACCCTCTCCTCTGGCACCTGCCTCGGCACTCTGTCTTTTATGTCCCACCCATTGCCCCCCTATGGGGGTCCCACCATGGATGGCACCAGGAGGCTGAACTGTGATGGTCCCTTGAGCCCACCCTGTGGGCACCTGTAGCCTAAGCCCAGCCCTGCTGCAGTGCAGACCTGTTCCAGACCTCCAGAAACCAGGCACGCCTTGACTATGGGAACTAAGAGGCACTCTGTGCCACCCCCATCACCTAGAGGAGGAATTGGGGGCTTAGAGAGGGAGGAGACTTCTTAAGGACCTTTAGTGCAGCAATTCAATCACGGACATTCCCACAGCTAGATTTTAGTTCTCAGGGCAATGATCTGGACAGTGTGGCCCAGTGGGGGTTCTGAGTCCTCACAGGGGCTGTTGGGGGAAATCTTCGGCCTCCAGCGGAGTCTTTCTGGGAAGGGTGTGCATAGGTAAATAAGAAGAGGAATTTTTTTGGAACTACAGCCAGGGTGAGAAGGACTAGGAAGCCACCAATTCCAAGTCAAGAATAAGAAGACGGTTTctctcggggcccctgggtggctcagtcagttaagcgtctgcctttggctcagaccatgatcctgggatcctgggatggagccccaagttcgGGGGGGAATCTCAGATCAgattcctctgcccctctccctgcttgtgtgctctctctctcattctctcaaataaataaaatttaaaaaaaagaaaagaagaggacagTTTCTCTTTTAAGGATGGGAATGGCTTCGAAGCAGTACGTTGTGTAACTTGCAGTCCCAGGAGGATTGCAAGTTATAAGAAAAGCTATCAACACGAATACATTTCTCAGCATCCATGTCCAAGGAGAAGATTGTTCACTGAgctgttcacattttctttacgatcagaatgttcttttttatttattttatttttttaaaggttttatttatttatttgagagagagaatgagatagagcatgagatgcgggagggtcagagggagaagcagactccctgccgaacagggagcccgatgcgggactcgatccagggactccaggatcatgacctgagccgaaggcagtcgcttaaccaactgagccacccaggcacccgatcaGAATGTTCTTAATACTTTAGTTTGATACAAAACTTAACTTTTcagcatgcctgggtggctcatggactcttgatttcagctcaggtcatgttcagggtcgtgggatcgagcccttaattgggctccatgctcaacagggagtctgcttgagattctctctctccttctccctctgcccctccccccaccctctcatgctctctctctctcaaataaataaatattaactaacaaacaaacaaaaacttaacgggcacctgggtggctcagtcgattaagcgtctgccttcagctcaggtcatgatcccggggtcctgggatcgagccccacatcgggctccctgttcagcggggagtccgcttctccctctccctctgcccctccccccgctcatgctctctctttctctcaaataaataaaatctttaaaaaataaatttagaaaattaaaaaaaaacttttcaagaATGTTAAAGATCCTTTGGGTTTTACCTGGTGATATTCAAATGCTTTGAAACATTGCTCAGAGAGTAACAAAAGCCATAAGATCATGactattgtgaaaattaatatgTGGAAGATTGTCACAATCAATATAAAACAGTGAATGGTTAGCTGACTAAAAGTGTCTTAGAGAATGCCTTGTGTTCCAATTCTAGAACACAttggttcatcttttttttttaaaagattttgtttattcatgtgagagagagagagagagcacaagagggggtaggggcagactATTGGCATGGCCAGGTGGAGATTCAGCCTGCCTTGGTGGCAAGAATGGAGGTGATTCTAGTTGTTTTCCAGAACCTTCAACACAAGGAGAAAAGGTCTCTAATTTAGTTTGATCTTCACCAGAGAACAGTGGGTGCTGTACAAACCTTTGCTTCCCCTAAGCCTGGAAGAAGTAGAGATCAAGAGCTGCCTGTCTTTCTGGGTTGTGtatggaggggaagggaggcggTAGTGTAAAAAGGATTCAAATGGAGGTGGGGGTCCCAGGATCCAGCCATGTGGCCATAGCCTCCTTCGTGACCCCCACCTATGGCAATGGCTTCCATTGTAATGTGTGTGGTAGGGTGGGTTTCCATCCTTGAAGGACAGCCTTGGCCATGAGCTCCAGCACAGCTACCTCACTGGCCTGAATCCATGCTGCTCATCCGTGCTCATCTGTCAAGTGATGAGAAGCCACTGCCCTCCCCagcagtgtgtgtgggggggtgggggcggttcccaccagagggagcagcaggagaCCCCGGCGTTTTTAGGAGATCCCACTGCGGGTCAAGGGGGAAAGG
Proteins encoded in this window:
- the EMD gene encoding emerin translates to MDDYAVLSDAELAAVLRQYNIPHGPVVGSTRKLYEKKIFEYETQRRRLSPPNSSASSFSYRFSDLDSASVDSDMYDLPKKEDALLYQSKDYSDDYYEESYLTTRTYGEPEPVGTSKGFRQPSTSLADTDTFHHQVRDDSFFSSEEESKERERPAYGRDSAYQNIVHYRPVSNVSRSSLGLSYYPTSSSTSPISSSSSSPTSWLTRRAIRPEKQAPGAGLGQDRQVPLWGQLLLFLVFAAFLLFVYYSMQAEDGNPFWTEP